A region of Myxococcus stipitatus DSM 14675 DNA encodes the following proteins:
- a CDS encoding prolyl oligopeptidase family serine peptidase — protein MRRSFVAPLLTGLLTASTAMAAEEDPFLWLEEVQGQRALEWVRAQNAKTEAALEKDPRFAPFQAEALRIFTATDRIPTPVFRAGGVDTFWQDQANPRGRWQRTTLEGYASPTIPWETVLDVDALSKAEGANWVFKGGDCLPPADLRCMVFLSNGGKDAVEAREFDATTKQFLEGGFRLTEGKQSLDWLDADTLLVGRDWGGDTLTESGYPFVLKRWKRGTPLEQAVEVYRGERTDVSARPIVMHDVEGKLQAVLISRAVTFFESEYFLLGDAGPVRLPFPRKSSIQTHLDGQLVFTLEEDWGGFKQGALLSYALADLKADASKAKPTLIFQPGPRQAIEAVVATRSRLLVNLYEDVKGALDVYTPGKGRWSRKRLAMPKNASVSIIGSSKGHDRLFARSEGFLAPTSLWLGDASTNTVKQVKSLPARFDASKHRVEQFWVKSKDGTKVPYFLVRPAKLKPGAVTPTVVYGYGGFQVSKPPVYLPEMGKLWLERGGAYVVANIRGGGEFGPRWHQAALRENRQRSFDDFAAVLEDLARRKVTSPAHIGIYGRSNGGVLTSVAMTQHPELLNAAVIESPLIDMMRYTKLPAGASWAGEYGDPAVPGDAAFISKYSAYQNLKAGVRYPKPYITTNTKDDRVHPGHARKFAAKLEAMGLPYLYYENTDGGHSNDSDPVLNARRWALHHVYLSQQLMD, from the coding sequence ATGCGCAGGTCGTTTGTCGCACCGCTGCTGACCGGGCTGTTGACCGCTTCCACGGCCATGGCCGCCGAGGAGGACCCGTTCCTGTGGCTGGAAGAGGTGCAGGGGCAGCGGGCGCTGGAGTGGGTGCGCGCGCAGAACGCGAAGACGGAGGCGGCGCTGGAGAAGGACCCGCGCTTCGCGCCCTTCCAGGCGGAGGCGCTGCGCATCTTCACCGCGACGGACCGCATCCCCACGCCTGTCTTCCGCGCGGGCGGTGTGGACACCTTCTGGCAGGACCAGGCGAACCCCCGAGGCCGCTGGCAGCGCACCACGCTGGAGGGTTACGCGAGCCCCACCATCCCGTGGGAGACGGTGCTGGATGTGGACGCCCTGTCGAAGGCGGAGGGCGCCAACTGGGTCTTCAAGGGGGGCGACTGCCTTCCTCCGGCGGACCTTCGCTGCATGGTCTTCCTGTCCAACGGGGGGAAGGACGCGGTGGAGGCGCGCGAGTTCGACGCCACCACGAAGCAGTTCCTGGAGGGCGGCTTCCGGTTGACGGAAGGCAAGCAGTCCCTGGACTGGCTGGACGCGGACACGCTGTTGGTGGGGCGGGACTGGGGCGGTGACACGCTCACGGAGTCCGGTTACCCGTTCGTGCTCAAGCGCTGGAAGCGCGGCACGCCGCTGGAGCAGGCGGTGGAGGTGTATCGCGGGGAGCGCACGGATGTGTCCGCGCGGCCCATCGTCATGCATGACGTGGAAGGCAAGCTCCAGGCGGTGCTCATCAGCCGGGCGGTGACGTTCTTCGAGTCGGAGTACTTCCTGCTCGGTGACGCGGGGCCGGTGCGCCTGCCCTTCCCTCGGAAGTCGTCCATCCAGACGCACCTCGATGGGCAGCTTGTCTTCACCCTCGAGGAGGACTGGGGCGGCTTCAAGCAGGGGGCGCTGTTGTCATATGCGCTGGCGGACCTGAAGGCGGATGCGTCGAAGGCGAAGCCCACGCTCATCTTCCAGCCCGGGCCGCGTCAGGCCATCGAGGCGGTGGTGGCCACGCGCAGCCGGCTGCTGGTGAACCTGTACGAGGACGTGAAGGGCGCGCTGGACGTGTACACGCCGGGCAAGGGCCGCTGGAGCCGCAAGCGCCTGGCGATGCCGAAGAACGCGTCGGTGAGCATCATCGGCTCGTCGAAGGGGCACGACAGATTGTTCGCGCGCTCGGAGGGGTTCCTCGCGCCGACGTCGCTGTGGCTGGGGGATGCGTCGACGAACACGGTGAAGCAGGTGAAGTCGCTGCCCGCGCGCTTCGATGCCTCCAAGCATCGGGTGGAGCAGTTCTGGGTGAAGTCGAAGGATGGGACGAAGGTGCCGTACTTCCTGGTGCGTCCGGCGAAGCTCAAGCCGGGCGCGGTGACGCCGACGGTGGTGTACGGCTACGGCGGCTTCCAGGTGTCCAAGCCGCCCGTCTATCTGCCGGAGATGGGAAAGCTGTGGCTGGAGCGGGGCGGTGCGTATGTCGTCGCGAACATTCGAGGAGGTGGCGAGTTCGGTCCGCGCTGGCATCAGGCCGCGCTGCGGGAGAACCGTCAGCGCTCGTTCGACGACTTCGCCGCTGTGTTGGAGGACCTGGCGCGCCGGAAGGTGACGTCGCCCGCGCATATCGGAATCTATGGGCGGTCCAATGGGGGTGTGCTGACCAGCGTGGCGATGACGCAGCATCCGGAGTTGCTCAACGCGGCGGTCATCGAGAGTCCGCTCATCGACATGATGCGCTACACGAAGCTGCCCGCGGGCGCGTCGTGGGCGGGGGAGTACGGCGACCCGGCGGTTCCGGGGGATGCGGCGTTCATCTCGAAGTACTCCGCCTACCAGAACCTGAAGGCGGGCGTGCGCTACCCGAAGCCATACATCACGACGAACACGAAGGATGACCGGGTGCACCCGGGACATGCGCGCAAGTTCGCCGCGAAGCTGGAGGCCATGGGGCTGCCGTATCTCTATTACGAGAACACGGACGGCGGGCACTCGAACGACTCCGACCCGGTGCTCAACGCGCGCCGATGGGCGCTGCACCATGTCTATCTTTCGCAGCAGTTGATGGACTGA
- a CDS encoding MG2 domain-containing protein, protein MTLPVPRLLGVLAALGLAAPSLLPAPGLAAPRNLPTPQADRPNTFITTDKPLYRPGDQVLMRALYLSGISRKPYTDMAGGYAEIRGPLGEVVWQGYMTTRESVWGMAWTIPPGQSGGEYTLRVTSAFHGMPIVERKFDVRAYRAPRLKSQIEFLRDGYGPGDTVSATLDVKRAEGGIPEGAKVSATALVDGATAAQVSCVVDAQGLCSVRFALPANIARGEGTLAFTIQDGGVVETAAKTIPILLQTLDLAFYPEGGDLVAGVPSRVYFEARTPAQKPADLTGTVIDVETGMSVLTVRSEHEGRGRFALTPRAGAKYALRITAPAGIRKTFPLPAVKQEGAVLRSTQDVVPQGQHVKLALGTTNLSRVTVTLSQRDVRIASAVVDPREYHSVILDPGDADGVLIATAWDADGRPLAERLVFRQPSKDLEVSLTTNHDRTVPGAKVELTAKTTRDGKPVSALVMLTVTDDAMLQLKEKREQAPELPVMVLLEPEVRELADAQLYLDRKNPKAPLAVDLLLGTQGWRRFAFAKPTEFLARGGDVVDRILLMSTTPLPPLPAPAMPVGAVARLQAAPAKAQPPADQAMLQLEQKELDDGAGLAVNAPMPMAVPPKPPAEPVAEKVAKMEAPAFAPIEEEIRARRDEAAPMGAEAPRAWANTPMVREYAHLARPKRKPQDRVDFAETLYWNAGVRTDARTGEVRVSFATSDSVTTFKAFAGAVGADGALGSTVKELESVQPFYAEPKLPLEVTSGDVVQLPVALVNGTDSTLTDAQVKAEIRGDVKFTGGGAMSLHARERGRQLLSLTIGQESKPVEVKLIASANNYSDTVTRTLAIKAQGFPAKASFGGMVSPNRPAVHTVVLPEQVVPGSIRASIVVYPSPLANMTEGLARLIQEPSGCFEQTSSTTYPMTMAQQYFLSHSGVSPDLVSSAREKLDRGHDRLVSFETKERGYEWFGEAPGHEALTAFGLLHFTDMKQVRTVNAGMMERTRGWLMGQRDGKGGFNRKRRALHVWLEDPDTSNAYIVWALLESASSRTEVARELAKEIASVKKSADTSSNSYVVALAANVLSLAGDGEGARALMARLAKLQNARGEVAGGTQSIVGSSGDTLRIETTALAALAWLREPEQYMSHVVRTLKYLAESNDGGRYGATQSTVLALRVINTYDQAHGKKLPPGQVYLYVEGRPVGEPVRFDGSTREALKLADVSGLLGPGGRKVELRMEGGEALSYSMEVTYSAVLPQSSQDTPVSLEVAMAKREFVEGEPTEARVMVANRTGQHLPTAVAIFGVPGGMDVRHDQLKELVKRKVVDAYEVLGRDVVLYWRGMEPRKRIDVPLSLVATVPGTYTGPASRAYLYYTDEHKVWSEGVKVSISPKS, encoded by the coding sequence ATGACCCTCCCTGTCCCGCGCCTCCTCGGGGTGCTCGCCGCCCTGGGCCTCGCCGCGCCGTCGCTGCTGCCCGCCCCGGGCCTCGCCGCGCCGCGGAACCTCCCCACCCCTCAAGCGGACCGGCCGAACACCTTCATCACCACCGACAAGCCCCTGTATCGCCCGGGGGACCAGGTGCTGATGCGAGCGCTCTACCTCTCCGGCATCAGCCGCAAGCCCTACACGGACATGGCGGGAGGCTACGCCGAGATTCGGGGCCCCCTGGGTGAGGTCGTCTGGCAGGGCTACATGACCACTCGCGAGTCCGTCTGGGGCATGGCGTGGACCATCCCCCCAGGGCAATCCGGTGGCGAATACACCTTGCGCGTCACCAGCGCCTTCCACGGCATGCCCATCGTCGAGCGGAAGTTCGACGTGCGCGCGTACCGGGCGCCCCGGCTCAAGTCGCAGATCGAGTTCCTCCGCGACGGCTACGGCCCGGGCGACACCGTCTCCGCCACGCTCGACGTGAAGCGCGCCGAGGGCGGCATACCCGAGGGCGCCAAGGTGTCCGCCACCGCGCTCGTCGACGGCGCCACCGCGGCGCAGGTCTCCTGCGTGGTGGATGCCCAGGGCCTCTGCTCCGTGCGCTTCGCGCTGCCCGCGAACATCGCGCGCGGCGAGGGAACCCTGGCCTTCACCATCCAGGACGGCGGCGTGGTGGAGACCGCGGCCAAGACGATTCCCATCCTCCTCCAGACGCTGGACCTGGCGTTCTACCCGGAGGGTGGAGACCTGGTGGCGGGCGTCCCCTCGCGCGTCTACTTCGAGGCGCGCACGCCCGCGCAGAAGCCCGCGGACCTGACGGGCACCGTCATCGACGTGGAGACGGGCATGTCCGTCCTGACCGTGCGCTCGGAGCACGAGGGCCGGGGCCGCTTCGCGCTCACCCCTCGCGCGGGGGCGAAGTATGCGCTGCGCATCACCGCTCCGGCCGGAATCCGGAAGACCTTCCCGCTGCCCGCCGTGAAGCAAGAGGGCGCGGTGCTCCGCTCCACGCAGGACGTGGTGCCCCAGGGGCAGCACGTGAAGCTGGCGCTGGGAACCACGAACCTGAGCCGCGTGACGGTGACACTGAGCCAGCGCGACGTCCGCATCGCCTCGGCGGTGGTGGACCCGCGTGAGTATCACTCCGTCATCCTGGACCCGGGCGACGCGGACGGCGTGCTCATCGCCACGGCGTGGGACGCGGATGGACGGCCGCTCGCGGAGCGGCTCGTGTTCCGCCAACCGTCGAAGGACCTCGAGGTCTCGCTGACGACGAACCACGACCGCACGGTGCCGGGCGCGAAGGTGGAGCTCACCGCGAAGACCACGCGCGATGGCAAGCCTGTCTCCGCGCTGGTGATGCTCACCGTCACCGACGACGCCATGCTCCAACTGAAGGAGAAGCGCGAGCAGGCCCCGGAGCTCCCCGTGATGGTGCTGCTGGAGCCCGAGGTGCGGGAGCTCGCCGACGCGCAGCTCTACCTGGACCGTAAGAACCCCAAGGCCCCCCTCGCGGTGGACCTGCTCCTGGGGACGCAGGGCTGGAGGCGCTTCGCCTTCGCGAAGCCCACCGAGTTCCTCGCGCGCGGCGGGGATGTCGTCGACCGCATCCTGCTGATGAGCACGACCCCGCTCCCGCCGCTCCCCGCGCCCGCGATGCCTGTCGGCGCCGTCGCGCGGCTTCAAGCGGCTCCGGCCAAGGCCCAGCCTCCCGCGGACCAGGCCATGCTCCAGTTGGAGCAGAAGGAGCTGGATGACGGGGCCGGTCTCGCCGTCAACGCGCCCATGCCGATGGCCGTGCCACCCAAGCCTCCCGCCGAGCCCGTGGCGGAGAAGGTGGCGAAGATGGAGGCTCCCGCGTTCGCCCCCATCGAAGAAGAGATTCGCGCTCGCCGGGATGAGGCGGCGCCGATGGGCGCCGAGGCACCACGCGCCTGGGCCAACACCCCCATGGTCCGCGAGTACGCCCACCTCGCTCGCCCCAAGCGCAAGCCGCAGGACCGGGTGGACTTCGCGGAGACGCTCTACTGGAACGCCGGAGTGCGCACCGACGCGCGCACGGGTGAGGTCCGCGTGAGCTTCGCCACCAGCGACTCCGTGACGACGTTCAAGGCCTTCGCCGGAGCGGTGGGTGCGGACGGCGCGCTGGGCTCGACCGTGAAGGAGCTGGAGTCGGTGCAGCCCTTCTACGCGGAGCCCAAGCTGCCGCTCGAAGTCACCTCGGGCGACGTGGTGCAACTGCCCGTGGCCCTGGTGAACGGGACGGACTCCACGCTGACGGATGCGCAGGTGAAGGCGGAGATTCGAGGGGACGTGAAGTTCACGGGAGGCGGAGCCATGAGCCTGCACGCTCGCGAGCGGGGGCGTCAGCTCCTCTCACTGACCATCGGCCAGGAGTCGAAGCCGGTGGAGGTGAAGCTCATCGCCAGCGCCAACAACTACTCGGACACCGTCACGCGCACGCTGGCCATCAAGGCGCAAGGCTTCCCCGCGAAGGCCTCCTTCGGCGGCATGGTGTCTCCCAACCGGCCCGCGGTGCACACCGTCGTCCTCCCCGAGCAGGTGGTGCCCGGCAGCATCCGCGCCTCCATCGTCGTGTACCCCAGCCCGCTGGCCAACATGACGGAGGGCCTGGCGCGGCTCATCCAGGAGCCGAGCGGCTGCTTCGAGCAGACGAGCTCCACCACGTACCCGATGACCATGGCGCAGCAGTACTTCCTGTCGCACAGCGGCGTCAGCCCGGACCTCGTGTCCTCCGCGCGCGAGAAGCTGGACCGAGGCCATGACCGGCTCGTGAGCTTCGAGACGAAGGAGCGCGGCTACGAGTGGTTCGGCGAAGCACCGGGCCACGAGGCGCTGACGGCCTTCGGCCTGCTCCACTTCACGGACATGAAGCAGGTGCGCACGGTGAACGCGGGGATGATGGAGCGCACCCGCGGCTGGCTGATGGGCCAGCGCGACGGCAAGGGCGGCTTCAATCGCAAGCGCCGCGCGCTGCACGTCTGGCTGGAGGACCCTGACACCTCCAACGCATACATCGTCTGGGCCCTGCTGGAGAGTGCATCGTCTCGCACGGAGGTGGCTCGGGAGCTCGCGAAGGAGATTGCCTCGGTGAAGAAGTCCGCGGACACCAGCTCCAACAGCTACGTCGTCGCGCTGGCGGCCAACGTGCTGTCGCTCGCGGGGGATGGCGAGGGTGCGCGCGCGCTGATGGCTCGGCTCGCGAAGCTCCAGAACGCGCGAGGCGAGGTGGCGGGAGGCACGCAGTCCATCGTCGGCAGCTCGGGCGACACGCTGCGCATCGAGACCACCGCCCTGGCGGCGCTCGCCTGGCTGCGCGAGCCGGAGCAGTACATGAGCCACGTGGTGCGCACGCTGAAGTACCTCGCCGAGTCCAACGACGGTGGCCGCTACGGCGCGACGCAGAGCACGGTGCTCGCGCTGCGCGTCATCAACACCTACGACCAGGCCCACGGGAAGAAGCTGCCGCCCGGTCAGGTGTACCTCTACGTGGAGGGCCGTCCCGTCGGAGAGCCCGTGCGCTTCGATGGCTCGACGCGCGAGGCCCTCAAGCTCGCGGACGTGAGCGGACTGCTGGGGCCCGGTGGCCGCAAGGTGGAGCTGCGCATGGAGGGCGGCGAGGCGCTGTCCTACTCGATGGAGGTCACCTACAGCGCGGTGCTCCCCCAGAGCTCCCAGGACACGCCCGTGTCACTGGAGGTCGCGATGGCGAAGCGCGAGTTCGTCGAGGGCGAGCCCACCGAGGCTCGGGTCATGGTCGCCAACCGCACGGGCCAGCACCTGCCCACCGCGGTGGCCATCTTCGGGGTGCCCGGCGGCATGGACGTGCGACATGACCAGCTCAAGGAGCTGGTGAAGCGCAAGGTCGTGGATGCGTACGAGGTGCTGGGTCGCGACGTCGTCCTGTACTGGCGCGGCATGGAGCCTCGCAAGCGCATCGACGTGCCGCTGTCCCTGGTGGCGACGGTGCCCGGCACGTACACCGGGCCCGCGAGCCGCGCGTACCTCTACTACACGGACGAGCACAAGGTCTGGAGCGAGGGCGTGAAGGTCTCCATCAGCCCCAAGTCCTGA
- a CDS encoding 2OG-Fe dioxygenase family protein — protein sequence MSFSPPVSAPSAVLPALRDRGYAVLDRAGLSELVGIPAPTLDLWRPTWNDLPADAYLRDGGRYRSRRHSCFVVDGDSVTSVPHRAHWQPVEYNALHGGLERWFEPMSAAVAAQPDWPRLLSRLATCASALKGEQPWYVESHQFRIDTTDGIGRPTPEGAHRDGVDLVAVLLIGRQGIKGGETRVFEADGPNGIRFTLTEPWSALLLDDERVIHESTPIQPLEGTGHRDTLVLTFRAKRFQGP from the coding sequence ATGAGCTTCTCTCCGCCTGTATCCGCTCCCTCCGCTGTCCTTCCCGCCCTGCGTGACAGGGGTTATGCGGTCTTGGACCGCGCGGGCCTGTCCGAATTGGTGGGCATCCCCGCCCCCACGCTGGACCTCTGGCGGCCCACCTGGAATGACCTCCCCGCCGATGCCTACCTGCGCGACGGGGGCCGCTATCGCTCGCGGCGCCACTCGTGCTTCGTCGTGGACGGAGACTCCGTCACGTCGGTGCCGCACCGCGCCCACTGGCAGCCCGTCGAGTACAACGCCCTGCACGGGGGCCTGGAGCGCTGGTTCGAGCCGATGAGCGCCGCCGTCGCCGCCCAGCCCGACTGGCCGAGGCTGCTCAGCCGCCTCGCCACCTGCGCCTCCGCGCTCAAGGGCGAGCAGCCCTGGTACGTGGAGTCGCATCAGTTCCGCATCGACACGACGGACGGCATCGGCCGCCCCACGCCCGAGGGCGCGCACCGCGACGGCGTGGACCTGGTCGCCGTGCTGCTCATCGGCCGCCAGGGCATCAAGGGCGGAGAGACGCGAGTCTTCGAGGCCGATGGCCCCAACGGCATCCGCTTCACCCTGACGGAGCCCTGGTCCGCGCTGCTGCTCGACGACGAGCGTGTCATCCACGAGAGCACGCCCATCCAGCCGCTGGAGGGCACCGGGCACCGAGACACCCTGGTGCTCACCTTCCGCGCGAAGCGCTTCCAGGGGCCCTGA
- a CDS encoding LysR family transcriptional regulator: MDLRALDLIAVFVQVVDSRSFRAAAKALGMSKSTVSLKVAQLEDTLGARLLERTTRTLKLTEVGTAFYAQSQPALSQLHEAGQHVLDTRARPSGRLRIAMLFEPGQLLLSGILSEYLARYPEVHVDVELTDRYVDLVNEGFDVALRPGPLPDSSLKSLRFTMSGGLKLYASPTYLRGRSRLRRPEDLASHDCLVMSTKHHPTQWDFVQGRRKVALRVKERMRVNSFVLLRDLAVAGHGITRLPETFARPAVRAGKLRAVLEDFAPPPVEWHALYPSARNLSPKVRAFLEVLEQRFLQAFDGLASTA; the protein is encoded by the coding sequence ATGGACCTTCGAGCCTTGGACCTCATCGCCGTCTTCGTGCAGGTGGTGGACTCCCGCAGCTTCCGCGCGGCGGCGAAGGCGCTCGGCATGTCCAAGTCCACGGTGAGCCTGAAGGTGGCGCAGCTGGAGGACACGCTGGGCGCGCGGCTGCTGGAGCGGACGACTCGGACGCTGAAGCTGACGGAGGTGGGGACCGCCTTCTACGCCCAATCCCAGCCCGCGCTCTCGCAGCTCCACGAAGCGGGACAGCACGTGCTCGACACCCGCGCGCGTCCCTCCGGCCGCCTGCGCATCGCGATGCTGTTCGAGCCCGGCCAGCTCCTGCTGAGCGGCATCCTCTCCGAGTACCTCGCGCGCTACCCCGAGGTGCACGTCGACGTGGAGCTGACGGACCGCTACGTGGACCTGGTCAACGAGGGCTTCGACGTGGCGCTGCGTCCCGGGCCGCTCCCGGACTCCTCCCTCAAGTCCCTTCGCTTCACGATGTCCGGCGGCTTGAAGCTGTACGCGAGCCCCACCTACCTCCGAGGCAGGAGCCGTCTCCGGCGCCCCGAGGACCTCGCGTCCCACGACTGCCTGGTCATGAGCACGAAGCATCACCCCACGCAGTGGGACTTCGTCCAGGGCCGCCGCAAGGTGGCCCTCCGCGTGAAGGAGCGGATGCGGGTCAACAGCTTCGTGCTCCTGCGAGACCTCGCGGTGGCGGGGCACGGCATCACCCGATTGCCGGAGACCTTCGCGCGTCCGGCCGTGCGCGCCGGGAAGCTGCGCGCGGTGCTGGAGGACTTCGCCCCACCCCCCGTGGAGTGGCACGCCCTCTACCCCAGCGCACGCAACCTGTCCCCCAAGGTGCGGGCCTTCCTGGAGGTGCTCGAGCAGCGCTTCCTCCAGGCCTTCGATGGGCTGGCGAGCACGGCTTGA
- a CDS encoding YybH family protein produces MEPTQGFDEAGVLAAVERVRDALKDMDARRLAACFAEDADFNAPPGTWLRGRKAIEETHAVIFSPTPQPGRVSFAQAKSTTRILGVRFLRPDVAVVDWEWTQTGATFDGQPWPDRRGMLSMVWTREEDSEWRVRVWRNKDYAQLVGAPK; encoded by the coding sequence ATGGAGCCCACGCAAGGGTTTGACGAAGCCGGCGTCCTGGCCGCGGTGGAGCGCGTCCGCGACGCGCTGAAGGACATGGATGCGCGGCGCCTGGCCGCATGCTTCGCGGAGGACGCGGACTTCAATGCGCCGCCGGGGACGTGGCTGCGCGGACGCAAGGCCATCGAGGAGACGCATGCGGTCATCTTCTCGCCCACGCCCCAGCCGGGACGCGTGAGCTTCGCCCAGGCGAAGTCCACGACGCGCATCCTGGGTGTCCGCTTCCTGCGTCCCGATGTGGCGGTGGTGGATTGGGAGTGGACGCAGACCGGCGCGACGTTCGATGGACAGCCCTGGCCGGACCGGCGCGGGATGTTGTCCATGGTGTGGACGCGCGAGGAGGACTCCGAGTGGCGGGTGCGCGTCTGGCGGAACAAGGACTACGCGCAGCTCGTGGGTGCGCCCAAGTAG
- a CDS encoding bifunctional lysylphosphatidylglycerol flippase/synthetase MprF — translation MVAVGESGSDEERGRALELLRRFGWNATSFQVLMPGFRYWFDPSGDAFVAYVDTGGAWVAAGAPITSEESLSRAVQGFQDAARRAGRRVCFFATEPRLTQWAPMESLAIGEQPVWEPSRWDTVVRSSRSLREQLRRARSHGVVVREIPAEALEDESHPTRQALERLKKRWLASRRMAPMGFLVRLSPDTFARERRAFAAEAKGEFVGFLLVSPVYARDGWFLQDLLRDPEAPNGTAEALVDAAMRAAAAEGRRYVTLGLAPLAGPVRPWLRLARACGRPLFDFEGLRAFKAKFRPDSWVPLYLAYPEPRGGVLAMYDALRAFARGGLVRFGLATLLRRPRLLVHGLAVLLVPWTAMLALPATAQWFPSAKVQWGWVLFDVALAAGLFSLVRRWREGLATALVGLTAADACLTFVQAATYNAPRARGAVDWLVITAAVLAPATASGLLLRARDFRLPAR, via the coding sequence ATGGTCGCCGTAGGTGAGTCAGGAAGTGACGAAGAACGCGGGCGGGCGCTGGAGCTGCTGCGCCGGTTCGGTTGGAACGCCACGTCCTTCCAGGTGCTGATGCCGGGCTTCCGCTACTGGTTCGACCCCTCGGGTGATGCCTTCGTCGCCTACGTGGACACAGGTGGCGCGTGGGTCGCTGCGGGCGCCCCCATCACCTCGGAGGAATCCCTCTCTCGAGCGGTCCAGGGCTTCCAGGACGCGGCTCGCCGCGCGGGCCGTCGCGTGTGCTTCTTCGCCACCGAACCTCGACTGACGCAGTGGGCTCCCATGGAGTCGCTCGCCATCGGTGAGCAGCCTGTCTGGGAGCCCTCGCGCTGGGACACCGTGGTGCGCAGTAGCCGCAGCCTGCGTGAGCAGCTCCGCCGCGCGCGCTCGCACGGTGTGGTGGTGCGCGAGATTCCAGCGGAGGCCCTGGAGGACGAGTCACACCCCACGCGTCAGGCGCTGGAGCGATTGAAGAAGCGCTGGCTCGCCTCGCGCCGCATGGCCCCCATGGGCTTCCTCGTGCGCCTGTCCCCGGACACCTTCGCACGTGAGCGTCGCGCGTTCGCCGCCGAGGCGAAGGGCGAGTTCGTGGGCTTCCTCCTGGTCTCCCCCGTCTACGCGCGTGACGGTTGGTTCCTGCAAGACCTCCTGCGAGACCCCGAGGCCCCCAACGGCACCGCCGAAGCCCTGGTCGACGCCGCCATGCGCGCCGCCGCCGCCGAGGGCCGTCGCTACGTGACGCTGGGCCTGGCACCCCTCGCGGGGCCCGTGCGTCCATGGCTGCGATTGGCTCGCGCCTGCGGCAGGCCCCTGTTCGACTTCGAGGGACTGCGCGCCTTCAAGGCGAAGTTCCGCCCGGACAGCTGGGTTCCCCTCTACCTCGCGTATCCCGAGCCACGCGGCGGTGTGCTGGCCATGTACGACGCGCTTCGCGCTTTCGCGCGAGGGGGGCTCGTGCGCTTCGGTCTGGCCACGCTGTTGAGGCGGCCCCGCCTCCTGGTCCACGGGCTGGCGGTGCTGCTCGTGCCCTGGACGGCGATGCTCGCGCTGCCCGCGACGGCGCAGTGGTTTCCCTCCGCCAAGGTCCAGTGGGGCTGGGTGCTGTTCGACGTGGCGCTGGCGGCGGGGCTCTTCTCCCTGGTGCGCCGCTGGCGGGAAGGTCTGGCCACCGCCCTGGTGGGGCTCACCGCCGCGGATGCGTGCCTCACCTTCGTACAGGCCGCGACCTACAATGCGCCCCGCGCACGGGGGGCCGTGGACTGGCTCGTCATCACCGCCGCCGTGTTGGCGCCCGCGACGGCCTCGGGGCTGCTCCTCCGCGCGCGAGACTTCCGATTGCCCGCACGCTAA